DNA sequence from the Acidothermus cellulolyticus 11B genome:
TCTCCATCGACCCGGACGGAATGTAAAAGGCCTGAAAGAAAAATGTGTGAACGACCACCGCAATGACAAGGGCGACCACGAACAGCAGCCCGGTCTCCGCCCACCACGGCAGCCGGTTCTTCTTCGCCGCCCGTCGGCGACGTCGGTCCGACGCCGGCCGTTGACTGAACCCTGTCAGCCGCCCGCCACCGGATGCCGGCGGTTGACTGCTCGACACCGCTCGTGCTCCACCGGCCGCCGTCCGATCGGCATCGACACCGGAGTGTCGGTCACCGACAACAGCTCCCCCGCCATCGGGAAGCCCGCCATCGGGAAGGGATTGCGCGGTGCCGTGAATGGATCCCGTGTCGCTGGGGAAGGAACGTGCGCTGTCGGGAGCGGACGGCGACGCCGGCCAGGGCGGCGGGGGGACGTCCCGTCCTGGCATCTCCTCGACCACGCGAACCTACCCGACCACCCTCGTCAGGCTTCGGTGGTCTCGCGGTTCTCCCGCTTCTCGCGAATCTTGGCTGCCTTGCCCCGCAGGTCGCGCAGATAGTACAGCTTGGCCCGCCGGACATGACCACGGGTGACGACTTCGATCTTCTCGATCACCGGGGTGTGCACCGGAAACGTGCGCTCGACCCCGACACCGAAACTCACCTTCCGCACGGTGAAGGTCTCCCGCACCCCGCTGCCTTGGCGGCGGATCACCACACCCTGGAAGACCTGCACCCGCGACCGGTTGCCTTCCACCACACGGACGTGCACCTTCAGCGTGTCGCCCGGCCGAAAATCGGGGATGTCGGTGCGCAACGACGAAGCGTCGACGGTATCGAGCGTGTGCATCTCGTCCTGCCTGATCTCGGGCTGCCGTAGCGCCGGAAACAAACGATGGCCGCTCTAGTGTGCCACAGCGGCATCCGATGGCGATGTCCCGGGCGGCCCTTCCGCCTGTGAACCCGCGGCGCCGGCCGGTGGCGGCGTCTCGGCACTCCGTCCGGCATGCAGTCGCGCCTCGGCCGCCAACGCCTCCTCGTGCGGCGTCAGACTCCCCGGTGGCAGTGCGTCGAGCAACTCGGGTCGCCGGACCGCTGTCCGGCGGATCGCTTGCTCGCGTCGCCACCGCGCAATCGCGGCATGGTTCCCGGACAGGAGCACCTCCGGAACCTCGAGTCCGCGCCACACCGCCGGTTTGGTGTACGCCGGACCCTCGAGGAGCCCCTGCGCGTGGGAGTCGTCGAGCACGGACGCCTGGTTGCCGACGACGCCGGGGAGAAGCCGGGCGACCGCCTCAACGATGACGAGGGTGGCGGCTTCGCCGCCGGCGAGCACGTAATCGCCGATGGACACTTCCTCGACGCGCATGTGCCGACGTGCATCGAGGAGCACCCGCTCGTCGATCCCCTCGTACCGGCCGCAGGCGAATGCCAGCCACGGCTCAGCCGCGTACCGCTCCGCAGCCCGTTGCGTGAGCAATTCGCCCGCCGGGGTCGGGACGATCAGGAGCGGCGCGTCAACACCAAGCCGGGCCGCCTCGGCGCGAACGGCGTCCAGCGTCTCGCCCCACGGTTCAGGCCGCATCACCATCCCCGGGCCGCCGCCGTACGGGGTGTCATCGACCGTGCGATGCGGGTCATGGGTGAAGTCACGCAAGTCCCACAGGTGGACGTCGAGGACGCCGCGGGCGCGGGCCTTGCCGATCAGGGAGAGCTCAAGCGGCCGGAAGTACTCCGGAAAGATCGAGACGATGTCGACGTGCATTGCCGTCACAACTCGAGGAGGCCGGGCGGCGGGTCGATCCGCAACCGGCGTTGGTCGACGTCCACCTCGGGAACCAGCGCGGCGACAAATGGCACGAACGCGTCGCCGTCCGCCGATCGCTCGATCGCCAGGACGTCTTGTCCCGGCAGGTGCAGGACCTCGCGGACGACCCCAATCTCTTGGCCGGTCACCGTTTCGACCCGCATGCCGATGAGCTGGTAGTCGTAGTACTCCTCCGGATCCTCCGGTCGCACCCGCTCGTCGACCTCGGCAAAGAGGACCCGGCCGCGCAAGTCCTCGGCCGTCGTCCGGTCGTCGATCCCGGCGAATCGGACGAGCAGCCGGCCGGAGTGCCACCGGGTTCGCTGGACGGTCAGCGTCACACCGGTGTCGGTCGTCAGGACCGCCCCGGCGGCAAACCGGCGGTCGGGATCGTCGGTACGCACCTGGACCCCCACCTCACCGTGGACGCCGTGCGCGCGAGTGATCCTTCCGACGGCGACCCGCACGGTGGTCTCCTCCGGCGAATCCGTCACTCGTCCCCGGCGTCCACGACCTCAACCCGCGCGCCGGGACCACCCAACGCCGCCATCACGGTCCGCAGCGCACGGGCGGTCCGGCCGGCCCGGCCGATCACCTTGCCGAGGTCGTCTGGGTGCACGTGCACCTCGAGTGTCGGGCCGCGACGGCCAGGCCGTCCGTGGACGTCGACGGCATCCGGATGAGCGACGATCCCGCGGACAAGGTGGGCCAACGCCTGCTCGAGAACCTCCGGCGCGACGGGCGACGCGGCGCGCGGCTGGCTACGCGGACGGGGTGGCATCGGTGGTGGCGTCCTGCGACTCGGCGGCCGTCGAGGCGCCGCCCGCCGGTTCGTCGGCGGAGGCTGCCGCGTCAGGCGCAGCCTCAGCGGCCGGGGTGGTCTCCGCACCCTTGTCGTGCTTGCCCGACCGCTTCCGCGACGTCGTCGCCTCAGCCCGCGGCTCACCCGCCGCCTCCTTAGCCGCAGCTTCGAAAAGCGCCTTCTTGTCCGGTTTCGGCGGCGCAGTCTTCATCGGCGGCGGAGCTGGTTCGCCGGTGAACCGCTGCCAATCGCCAGTCACCTTCAGCAACGCCTTGACCGGCTCAGTCGGCTGGGCGCCGACCGAGAGCCAGTACGCCACCCGCTCACTGTTCACCCGGATCAGGGAGGGTTCCTGCTTCGGGTCGTACTGGCCGATCTCTTCGATAGCGCGGCCGTCCCGTTTGGTCCGGGCGTCAGCCACGACGATGCGGTAGTAGGGTGCGCGGATTTTGCCCATCCGGGTCAGTCTGATCTTTACTGCCACGGCTCTCGCCTGCTCCAAATCTCTTCGTCGGGACGAATGCCTCGTGGGGGAAGGCGGGGACGACGACCCGGGCGAGGAGAGGGCTCGCGCGGATCCGGCGCCTCATTCTGCCAGACGCGGGCGTCAGCGGATGAGGGTGCCACGGACGACGATCCGCCGCGGGTATCGCAGGACGCCCAGGTCCCGGCGTGGATCGTCCTCGTACACGACCAGGTCGGCCGGGCCGCCCTCAACGACGCCGGGCAGACCCAGCCACTCGCGGGCAGCCCACGAACCCGCCGCCAGGACCTCCTGGGTGGTGAGCCCGATCTCGCGAAGGGCGAGCATCTCGTCAACAACGAGACCGTGCGGGAGCACGCCCCCAGCGTCGGTGCCGACGTACAGCGGGATTCCGGCGTCCCGGGCGGCCCGGAGCCGCTCGGCGGCCGACCGTTTCAGCGCGCGCATCCGTGCGGCGTACACCGGGTACTTCGTTGCCCGGTCAGCGATCGCATCGAAGGTGGCGATGTTGACGAGGGTGGGGACGACGGCGATCGGACGGCGTGCCACCTCGTCGATCACCTCAGCGGTCAGGCCGGTGCCGTGTTCGATGGAGTCGACGCCGGCGGCAACGACGTCCGGGAGAACCTCCTCCCCGAACGCGTGCACCGCAACCCGCGCGCCCAACTCATGCGCCCGGCGCACCGCAGCGGCCAACACGTCCGCGGGCCAACACGGCGCCAAATCGCCGACACTGCGGTCGATCCAATCGACGACGATCTTCACCCAGCCGGGCCCGTGGCCGCCCCCGCGCTGCGCTTGGGCTTCGACGGTGGCGACGAGCTGCTCCGGCTCCACCTCGACGGCGTACCCCTTGAGATAGCGGCGGGTTCGGGCGATGTGCCGGCCGGCATGGATGATCCGCGGCAGGGTGGGATCGTCGTCCAGTTCGGCGTACCGGACCGGCGAGCCGGCGTCCCGGAGGAGAAGAGCCCCTCGGTCTCGATCCGCAACCGCCTGGGCCCGGCTGGTCGCCAGGTCAACCGGCCCGTTGGCGTCCAGCCCGACATGGCAGTGCGCGTCGACCAAGCCCGGGAGGGCGTAACCGCCGTCAGCGATGGTGGTGACGTCGAGATGGGAGGGCCGGGTGAAGGTGAATCGGCCGTCGACGACATAGAGGTCACGCACGTCACCACCGGGCAGGACGGTCACCCGCAGGTGATATGCGGTCAATCGGCGTCCTCCGAATCGCGCCGGATCGGCGGCTTGCGGGTCGACGCTTCCGGCGACGCCGCCCCGTCGGAAGGTCCTGAACCGCCAGGAAGGGTGAGGCCGGGAAGGCCCGAGCCGCCGGGAAGACCGAAACCACCCGGGATTCCGGGGCGGCCGGGAAATCCAAGACCGCCGGGAAATCCAAGACCGCCGAGACCGCCGGGCACGCCGCCTGGCAAACCGCCGAGGCCGCTGGGCAGGCCCTGCGCCGTGCCCGGCCTGGCTGCGACCGGACGGCCGCCCTTTTTCTTGCCGCCCTTCTTGTTCTTTGAGGATTTCGTCGCCTTCGTCGTCCGGCGCATGCCGGGAATACCCATGCCGGCGAATTGCTTCATCATTTTTCGGGCCTCGAAGAAACGCTCCACGAGGCTGTTGACCTCGGCCACGGTCGTTCCGGAACCGCGTGCGATTCGAGCCCGCCGTGAACCGTTGAGAATTTTCGGATCCGCGCGCTCCTCAGGAGTCATCGACCGGATAATCGCGGTGACCCGGTCGAGATCCCGGTCGTCAATGTGGGCGATCGCGTCTTTGAATTGACCCATTCCGGGAAGCATGCCGAGGATATTGGCGATCGGCCCCATTTTCCGCACGGCGGTCATCTGCTCGAGAAAATCGTCGAGGGTCAGCTCGCCGGCGGTGATTCTCTGCGCCGCCCGTTCGGCTTGTTCGGCATCGAAGGCGGCCTGCGCCTGCTCGATAAGAGTGAGGACGTCGCCCATGCCGAGGATGCGGGAAGCCATCCGCTCCGGATGAAAGACGTCGAAATCGTCGAGCTTTTCACCCGTGCTGGCGAAAAGGATTTGTTTTCCGGTCACGGACGCCACGGAGAGCGCCGCACCGCCGCGGGCGTCGCCGTCCAGTTTGGTGAGGATGACGCCGTCGAAACCGACGCCGTCGAGGAACGCCCGGGCGGTGGTGACGGCGTCCTGACCCACCATCGCATCGACGACAAAGAGAATTTCGTCCGGCTCGGTCGCGTCGCGGATCTCCATTGCTTGGCGCATCATGTCCTCGTCGACACCGAGCCGGCCGGCGGTGTCAATGACGACAATGTCGTGCAGGCGGCGGCGGGCGAATTCCACGCCGCGGCGGGCGACGTCCACCGGATCGCCGACCCCGCTGCCGGGTTCCGGTGCGAACACCGGCACCTCGGCACGGGCGCCGAGCACCTGCAGCTGCTCGACGGCATTCGGTCGCTGCAGGTCGGCGGCGACAAGAACCGGTGTGTGACCCTGCTTGGCAAGCCAGCGCCCGAGCTTGGCGGCAACGGTGGTTTTCCCTGAGCCCTGCAGACCAGCCAGCAGGATCACGCTCGGCGGGTTCTTCGCGAACCGCAGGCGCCGGGCCTGACCGCCGAGAATCCGGATCAGCTCTTCGTTGACGATGGAAATGACCTGCTGCGCGGGGTTGAGCGCCCGGGAAAGCTCGGCGCTCCGGGCCCGTTCCCGCACCCCGGACAGGAAATCCCGGACGACCGGCAGGGCGACGTCGGCCTCCAACAGCGCGAGGCGGATCTCACGCAACGTGGCGTCGATATCGGCCTCAGAAAGGCGGCCTTTGCCACGAAGGGTCTTGAAGACGGCTTCCAGTCTGTCGGCCAGTGCCTCGAACACGGGTCGAGCCTACCGGCGTCCATCCAGAAGCGCGGTTTCCAGGGCTCGCCGAACCTCCTCGGCGGCCGCCTCCGAGAGCGGCTTGCCCGCGGTGTCCGTGACGTAGAAGACGTCGACCGCGTCCGCACCCAGTGTCTCGACCTGCGCAAGCCGCACGTCCAGGCCGTGATCCGAAAGAATCCGGGCGATGGTGAAGAGCAGTCCCGGTCGGTCATGGGCGCGGACCTCGAACACGGTGGCGTCCGCCGAGGCGGCGGGGAGCAGGACGACGGGCGGCGGGGCCGCCGGCTGGCGCTGCGCCGCGCCGGCCGACCGGCGGGCAAGGGCTGCGGAGAGGTCGAGCGATCCGTCGAGCGCCCGGCGCAAGTCCTCGCGCAGGCGATCGGGATCGATCTCAGCGAGGTACTCCGGCTCCACATCAAAGACCGTGACCGCCGTCGAGTCGATCGAGGTGGCCCGCGCGGCCCGGACGCCGAGCCGGTGAA
Encoded proteins:
- a CDS encoding RNA-binding protein: MPPRPRSQPRAASPVAPEVLEQALAHLVRGIVAHPDAVDVHGRPGRRGPTLEVHVHPDDLGKVIGRAGRTARALRTVMAALGGPGARVEVVDAGDE
- the rpsP gene encoding 30S ribosomal protein S16 produces the protein MAVKIRLTRMGKIRAPYYRIVVADARTKRDGRAIEEIGQYDPKQEPSLIRVNSERVAYWLSVGAQPTEPVKALLKVTGDWQRFTGEPAPPPMKTAPPKPDKKALFEAAAKEAAGEPRAEATTSRKRSGKHDKGAETTPAAEAAPDAAASADEPAGGASTAAESQDATTDATPSA
- the ffh gene encoding signal recognition particle protein; the protein is MFEALADRLEAVFKTLRGKGRLSEADIDATLREIRLALLEADVALPVVRDFLSGVRERARSAELSRALNPAQQVISIVNEELIRILGGQARRLRFAKNPPSVILLAGLQGSGKTTVAAKLGRWLAKQGHTPVLVAADLQRPNAVEQLQVLGARAEVPVFAPEPGSGVGDPVDVARRGVEFARRRLHDIVVIDTAGRLGVDEDMMRQAMEIRDATEPDEILFVVDAMVGQDAVTTARAFLDGVGFDGVILTKLDGDARGGAALSVASVTGKQILFASTGEKLDDFDVFHPERMASRILGMGDVLTLIEQAQAAFDAEQAERAAQRITAGELTLDDFLEQMTAVRKMGPIANILGMLPGMGQFKDAIAHIDDRDLDRVTAIIRSMTPEERADPKILNGSRRARIARGSGTTVAEVNSLVERFFEARKMMKQFAGMGIPGMRRTTKATKSSKNKKGGKKKGGRPVAARPGTAQGLPSGLGGLPGGVPGGLGGLGFPGGLGFPGRPGIPGGFGLPGGSGLPGLTLPGGSGPSDGAASPEASTRKPPIRRDSEDAD
- a CDS encoding amidohydrolase family protein; translated protein: MTAYHLRVTVLPGGDVRDLYVVDGRFTFTRPSHLDVTTIADGGYALPGLVDAHCHVGLDANGPVDLATSRAQAVADRDRGALLLRDAGSPVRYAELDDDPTLPRIIHAGRHIARTRRYLKGYAVEVEPEQLVATVEAQAQRGGGHGPGWVKIVVDWIDRSVGDLAPCWPADVLAAAVRRAHELGARVAVHAFGEEVLPDVVAAGVDSIEHGTGLTAEVIDEVARRPIAVVPTLVNIATFDAIADRATKYPVYAARMRALKRSAAERLRAARDAGIPLYVGTDAGGVLPHGLVVDEMLALREIGLTTQEVLAAGSWAAREWLGLPGVVEGGPADLVVYEDDPRRDLGVLRYPRRIVVRGTLIR
- the rplS gene encoding 50S ribosomal protein L19 produces the protein MHTLDTVDASSLRTDIPDFRPGDTLKVHVRVVEGNRSRVQVFQGVVIRRQGSGVRETFTVRKVSFGVGVERTFPVHTPVIEKIEVVTRGHVRRAKLYYLRDLRGKAAKIREKRENRETTEA
- the rimM gene encoding ribosome maturation factor RimM (Essential for efficient processing of 16S rRNA), with translation MRVAVGRITRAHGVHGEVGVQVRTDDPDRRFAAGAVLTTDTGVTLTVQRTRWHSGRLLVRFAGIDDRTTAEDLRGRVLFAEVDERVRPEDPEEYYDYQLIGMRVETVTGQEIGVVREVLHLPGQDVLAIERSADGDAFVPFVAALVPEVDVDQRRLRIDPPPGLLEL
- the trmD gene encoding tRNA (guanosine(37)-N1)-methyltransferase TrmD; amino-acid sequence: MHVDIVSIFPEYFRPLELSLIGKARARGVLDVHLWDLRDFTHDPHRTVDDTPYGGGPGMVMRPEPWGETLDAVRAEAARLGVDAPLLIVPTPAGELLTQRAAERYAAEPWLAFACGRYEGIDERVLLDARRHMRVEEVSIGDYVLAGGEAATLVIVEAVARLLPGVVGNQASVLDDSHAQGLLEGPAYTKPAVWRGLEVPEVLLSGNHAAIARWRREQAIRRTAVRRPELLDALPPGSLTPHEEALAAEARLHAGRSAETPPPAGAAGSQAEGPPGTSPSDAAVAH